Proteins encoded together in one Camelina sativa cultivar DH55 chromosome 9, Cs, whole genome shotgun sequence window:
- the LOC104712559 gene encoding citrate synthase 1, peroxisomal-like, with amino-acid sequence MEKANARLAVLSAHLEVSDTVGLEEVFSAIKPWCTSAHTSAALHGSLKGNLTIVDERTGKKYQVPVSEHGTVKSVDLKKITTGKGDKGLKLYDPGYVNTAPVRSSISTTNGEEGTLRYRGYPIEELAEKSTYTEVTYLLIYGNLPSKSQLADWQFAISQNSVVPQGVLDIIQCMPQEVHPIGALVTGMSALSIFYPEANPSLMGQGIYKSKELRDKQIVRILGQAPTIAVAAYLRKLGMPPVQPLSNLSFGENFLYMVKSMGNKSYRPNPRLARVLDVIFILHAEHEMNCSTAAARHLASSGVDVYTAVAGGVGAIYGPLHGGAVEATVNMLTEIGSVENIPGFIESVKNRKRMLFGFGHRIYRNYDPRGKIVKKLANEVFSIVGREPLTEVADALEKAALSDEYFIKRKLYPNVDFYTGLIYRAMGIPSSFIAAVRIAGYLAHWRESLDDPETKIMRPQQVYNGVWLRHYQPLRERAK; translated from the exons ATGGAGAAAGCCAACGCTCGATTAGCCGTTCTCTCTGCGCACTTGGAGGTGTCTGATACCGTGGGATTGGAAGAAGTGTTTTCGGCGATCAAGCCATGGTGCACATCAGCTCACACAAGTGCTGCACTGCATGGTTCCCTCAAGGGAAACTTGACCATCGTCGATGAACGTACTGGAAAGAAGTATCAAGTCCCAGTCTCAGAGCATGGTACCGTGAAATCCGTTGATCTCAAGAAG ATAACGACAGGAAAAGGTGACAAGGGGCTTAAGTTATACGATCCTGGTTACGTAAACACCGCTCCTGTTCGATCCTCAATTTCTACCACcaatggagaagaaggaaccCTACGTTATAGGGGATACCCGATTGAAGAGTTGGCTGAGAAAAGTACTTATACTGAGGTTACCTATCTCCTGA TTTATGGGAATCTTCCTTCTAAAAGTCAGCTAGCTGATTGGCAGTTTGCTATTTCACAGAATTCAGTTGTGCCACAAGGAGTGTTG GATATCATACAGTGCATGCCTCAAGAGGTACATCCAATAGGAGCTCTTGTCACTGGGATGAGTGCACTTTCCATCTTTTATCCTGAAGCAAATCCTTCTCTTATG GGCCAAGGTATTTACAAGTCAAAAGAACTTCGTGATAAACAGATTGTTCGTATTCTTGGACAG GCACCAACAATTGCAGTAGCTGCTTATTTGAGGAAGTTAGGCATGCCTCCTGTTCAACCTTTGAGCAACCTTTCTTTTGGAGAAAATTTCCTCTATATGGTGAAATCAAT GGGCAATAAGTCTTACAGGCCTAATCCTCGGTTGGCTCGAGTGTTAGACGTCATCTTCATACTGCATGCTGAACATGAAATGAACTGCTCTACTGCTGCTGCTCGCCATCTTGCCTCTAG TGGTGTTGATGTGTATACCGCTGTTGCGGGAGGTGTTGGAGCCATTTATGGTCCACTTCATGGTGGTGCAGTTGAGGCTACTGTTAACATGTTAACAGAGATTGGGAGTGTTGAAAATATTCCGGGGTTCATCGAAAGCGTGAAGAATAG GAAGAGGATGTTGTTTGGTTTCGGACACCGCATTTACAGGAACTACGACCCGCGAGGAAAAATCGTTAAGAAACTGGCGAATGAAGTGTTCTCCATTGTTGGAAGGGAACCTCTGACTGAG GTAGCAGATGCTCTAGAGAAGGCGGCACTCTCTGATGAATATTTCATTAAAAGAAAGCTTTACCCAAATGTCGATTTCTACACTGGATTGATCTATAG GGCAATGGGAATCCCATCATCATTCATCGCAGCTGTGCGTATCGCTGGATACTTGGCACACTGGCGTGAGTCGTTAGATGATCCTGAGACTAAGATCATGAGACCCCAACAG GTCTATAACGGAGTGTGGCTAAGGCACTACCAGCCACTGAGAGAAAGAGCCAAGTGA
- the LOC104712557 gene encoding V-type proton ATPase subunit D-like, whose amino-acid sequence MAGQNARLNVVPTVTMLGVMKARLVGATRGHALLKKKSDALTVQFRALLKKIVTAKESMGDMMKTSSFALTEVKYVAGENVKHVVLENVKEATLKVRSRTENIAGVKLPKFDHFSEGETKNDLTGLARGGQQVQACRVAYVKAIEVLVELASLQTSFLTLDEAIKTTNRRVNALENVVKPKLENTISYIKGELDELEREDFFRLKKIQGYKRREVERQAANAKEFAEDMVLEGISMQRGISINAARDFLAAGAEKDTDIIF is encoded by the coding sequence ATGGCTGGCCAAAACGCGCGTTTGAATGTGGTTCCCACTGTTACAATGCTTGGGGTTATGAAAGCTCGTCTTGTTGGAGCCACAAGAGGTCATGCTCTCctcaagaagaagagtgatgcTTTGACTGTTCAGTTTAGGGCACTTCTCAAGAAAATCGTTACTGCAAAAGAATCCATGGGAGATATGATGAAGACATCCTCTTTTGCTCTTACTGAAGTAAAGTATGTTGCTGGCGAGAACGTCAAACATGTTGTCCTCGAGAACGTTAAAGAAGCTACGTTGAAGGTTCGTTCTCGGACTGAGAATATTGCTGGTGTGAAGCTTCCCAAGTTTGATCACTTCTCTGAAGGTGAGACCAAGAATGACTTGACCGGTTTAGCTAGAGGTGGACAGCAGGTTCAAGCTTGCCGTGTGGCTTATGTGAAAGCCATTGAAGTTCTGGTTGAGCTTGCTTCCCTCCAGACTTCTTTCTTGACGCTTGATGAAGCTATCAAGACAACTAACCGCAGGGTCAACGCTTTGGAGAATGTGGTGAAGCCGAAGCTGGAGAATACAATcagttacatcaagggagagcTTGATGAGCTCGAGAGAGAGGATTTCTTCAGGTTGAAGAAGATTCAGGGATACAAGAGGAGGGAAGTCGAACGACAGGCAGCTAATGCTAAGGAGTTTGCTGAGGATATGGTTCTTGAAGGAATCTCTATGCAGAGAGGGATTTCGATTAACGCTGCTCGTGACTTTCTCGCTGCTGGTGCAGAGAAAGATACAGACATTATTTTCTAA